In Symmachiella dynata, the following are encoded in one genomic region:
- a CDS encoding integrase core domain-containing protein codes for MGRVFQPLLFLLARCTRNELIRQVEWLKAENEMLRKRVDKKRIFLEPEEKARLMKLGQGIGSDLKHLITIVSYNTFLSWLRIERGGHKPKKMGRPRTAESIRKVIVKIGSETGWGYTRIMGELKKLGLKPPSRNTVKRIMKAHDLDPGPNRGPDSWHEFLKRHAETLYQCDFFSKRVWTKFGPRQYFVLVFLHLGSRKVFVTKCTRKPTTEWMIEQAQRFVEHVKSTGQEATLLLRDRDSLYRQDFDKVLRGAGIKVKKNSVRAPNLQAHIERFIQSLQQEALDYFIACDPKHFDYLISEYVEYYHTERPHQGVGNVPLMGETNGQDGFTPDAVVCRTRLGGVLRHYERRAA; via the coding sequence ATGGGACGGGTTTTCCAGCCGCTGCTGTTTCTACTCGCTCGATGCACCCGTAATGAATTGATCCGGCAGGTGGAATGGCTCAAAGCGGAGAACGAAATGCTCCGCAAGCGCGTGGACAAGAAGCGGATCTTCCTTGAACCCGAAGAGAAGGCGCGGCTGATGAAACTGGGGCAGGGGATCGGGTCCGACCTCAAACACTTAATCACAATCGTGTCATACAACACATTTCTGAGCTGGCTGCGAATAGAGCGGGGCGGTCATAAGCCTAAGAAAATGGGTCGCCCGCGAACTGCTGAATCGATCCGCAAGGTGATCGTGAAGATCGGCTCGGAAACCGGCTGGGGTTACACCCGCATCATGGGGGAACTAAAGAAGCTCGGACTCAAGCCGCCTTCTCGCAACACGGTCAAGCGAATCATGAAAGCACACGACCTTGATCCAGGTCCGAACCGCGGTCCAGATAGCTGGCACGAGTTCCTCAAACGCCATGCGGAGACGCTCTATCAGTGCGATTTCTTTTCGAAGCGCGTCTGGACGAAGTTCGGTCCGCGACAGTACTTCGTGTTGGTGTTTCTGCACCTGGGCAGTCGAAAGGTGTTCGTGACGAAGTGCACGCGGAAGCCGACGACGGAATGGATGATCGAGCAGGCCCAGCGATTTGTGGAACACGTGAAATCCACTGGCCAAGAAGCCACGCTGCTATTACGGGATCGCGACAGCCTTTACCGGCAAGACTTTGATAAAGTCCTGCGCGGTGCTGGCATCAAGGTGAAGAAGAACAGCGTGCGGGCTCCCAATCTGCAGGCCCACATCGAGCGGTTTATCCAGAGCTTGCAGCAGGAGGCGTTGGATTACTTCATCGCCTGTGATCCCAAACATTTCGATTATCTGATCTCAGAATACGTCGAGTATTACCACACGGAGCGGCCGCATCAGGGGGTTGGGAACGTGCCGTTGATGGGTGAGACCAATGGGCAAGACGGGTTCACACCTGATGCTGTGGTTTGTCGGACGCGGCTTGGCGGCGTGTTGCGGCACTACGAAAGGAGAGCAGCTTGA
- a CDS encoding recombinase family protein, translating into MASTPRRLLSRNPDMEGIDVTRTKLSRAATKGKPILAVAYLRMSSDKQTESIPEQRKSINRYAAEHGYRIVAEYSDVGISGDATEKRHEFRRMIADAAKGTFQAILVWDQDRFGRFDSIEAGHWVFPLVQAGVALVTLDSGPIDWSDFAGRVMYSIKQEGKHAFLRDLSRNVMRGKLAAAKRGEWMGRAPYGYIVKQKTLKLGPSSQVKVVRRIFEGYCNGLSIRGVCVALNADGIKSPNSKTWSPKVVRAILTCETYIGRYVWNSKRCGKYHAVGGGEVTSDFRPGKTVETDRIVFDDHHPAIINAETFDIVQQRLQERRTKTTPHRNGGGYAFTGIIRCGKCGGRMNGRSENGIARYQCTNGDHKGTCDRNAARQDQLLEAVAKAVLGDFLSDDNVAKLRDEMRRQLTQKSNRVDVAKTRAEMREIESSLTKAKRRLVEVDADMLPVVQDHIRVLQQTLASLECDVQAAETPSRQRDADCDRSIDLAMQQLASLRKTLEEGDATKVREFCQRAFQCIEVWSERDKYHGQRPFRLKRGVVHLRSEILPDNLFLSS; encoded by the coding sequence ATGGCTTCAACACCGCGGCGGCTCTTATCACGAAACCCTGACATGGAGGGCATCGACGTGACTAGAACCAAGCTTAGCAGAGCAGCTACCAAAGGCAAACCGATTCTGGCTGTTGCCTATCTGCGAATGAGCAGTGACAAACAAACGGAATCGATACCGGAACAACGAAAGTCGATCAATAGGTACGCAGCCGAGCACGGGTATCGCATCGTTGCGGAATACTCCGATGTCGGAATCAGTGGAGACGCCACTGAGAAACGGCATGAATTTCGCCGAATGATTGCCGACGCGGCCAAGGGCACTTTCCAGGCAATTCTGGTTTGGGACCAAGACCGCTTCGGCAGGTTCGACAGCATTGAGGCAGGGCACTGGGTGTTCCCGCTGGTGCAAGCAGGTGTCGCGTTAGTGACGCTCGACAGCGGGCCGATTGATTGGTCCGACTTCGCTGGCCGCGTGATGTACTCCATCAAACAAGAGGGCAAGCATGCGTTCTTGCGCGACCTCAGCCGCAACGTAATGCGGGGCAAACTGGCAGCAGCAAAACGGGGCGAATGGATGGGCCGCGCCCCATATGGATACATTGTAAAGCAGAAGACGCTCAAGCTCGGGCCGTCATCGCAGGTGAAAGTCGTTCGACGAATCTTCGAGGGCTATTGCAATGGGCTTTCCATTCGTGGGGTCTGCGTAGCATTGAACGCTGACGGCATCAAGTCTCCAAATAGCAAGACGTGGTCGCCGAAAGTTGTGCGGGCAATCCTAACATGTGAAACGTACATCGGGCGTTATGTCTGGAATTCCAAACGCTGCGGGAAGTACCACGCAGTCGGGGGAGGCGAAGTTACAAGCGACTTCCGCCCGGGGAAAACTGTGGAGACGGACCGAATTGTCTTCGACGACCACCATCCGGCAATTATCAACGCCGAAACCTTCGACATAGTTCAACAGCGATTGCAGGAGCGCCGCACGAAGACAACGCCACATCGCAATGGCGGTGGCTATGCGTTCACCGGGATCATTCGTTGCGGCAAATGCGGCGGTAGAATGAACGGGCGATCTGAGAACGGAATTGCTCGTTATCAATGCACGAATGGAGACCACAAAGGAACCTGTGACCGGAATGCTGCACGACAGGACCAACTGCTGGAAGCAGTCGCCAAGGCCGTCTTAGGTGATTTCTTGAGCGATGATAACGTAGCCAAGTTGCGGGACGAAATGCGACGGCAACTCACGCAAAAATCCAACCGCGTCGACGTCGCCAAAACTCGAGCGGAGATGCGAGAGATCGAATCAAGCCTCACCAAGGCCAAGCGGCGGTTGGTGGAAGTTGATGCGGACATGCTGCCGGTCGTTCAAGATCATATACGCGTGTTGCAACAAACCCTGGCAAGCCTCGAATGCGACGTCCAAGCGGCAGAAACGCCGTCTCGGCAACGGGACGCAGATTGTGACCGGAGTATCGACCTCGCGATGCAGCAATTGGCTTCGTTACGCAAGACGCTAGAAGAAGGCGATGCGACAAAAGTGCGAGAATTCTGCCAGCGGGCGTTTCAGTGCATCGAGGTTTGGAGCGAGCGGGACAAATATCACGGGCAACGACCATTCCGTTTGAAACGCGGCGTCGTGCACCTCCGTAGCGAAATCTTGCCCGATAACTTGTTTCTCTCCTCGTAA
- a CDS encoding carbohydrate porin, with translation MTIVVCAWLVCLNSAACQERDARSSFSDLGSRFSNAGNGPSSGGTSFVSPDTHAGPIAGNPAATEIMTGSGLLGDFLGVNHNGFRVGGLNITSLNDQISGGLKPGHWTSNSLTLVDLSLDTEESYGWRGGRWGGQFLYYSGGTTNDDAGTVMGYNSLDVTAPRSRVEIYQLWYRQKMLDDRLTVRFGKMVPTADFNNVVRSIPFSDGAYNIPAVSSAILTPLFVNPTQLGIMPGYYNSAFGATTALTLPLDTYLQYGWYDGNLAAGRQTGLSGPHFNGFNLHILEAGADWTLGAQKKPGKFGIGGWKQTGELATASGSVNGADGMYLFLSQRLYYEHPDQSDQGISAFVQYAATNSAFIETHRYFGCGLTYFGPLPSRDHDSMGVMAAYGKMNDDPALELGSHELIYTTYYQCNVSKNLFVQPNLTYIDDPAQSTGIPDVFAFTMSVILLF, from the coding sequence ATGACGATCGTAGTATGCGCTTGGCTGGTCTGTCTCAATTCAGCTGCTTGTCAGGAGAGGGATGCTAGGTCTTCCTTTTCCGACCTGGGATCACGCTTCAGTAATGCCGGCAACGGTCCCTCCTCGGGAGGGACCAGCTTTGTCAGTCCCGACACGCACGCAGGACCGATTGCCGGAAACCCTGCCGCCACTGAAATCATGACCGGTTCGGGGTTGCTAGGGGATTTCCTCGGCGTGAACCACAATGGGTTTCGAGTGGGCGGGTTGAATATCACATCATTAAATGATCAGATCAGTGGTGGGCTGAAGCCTGGCCATTGGACTTCGAATAGCCTCACCTTGGTCGATTTATCGTTGGATACAGAAGAATCCTATGGCTGGCGAGGTGGCCGATGGGGTGGCCAATTCTTGTACTATAGTGGCGGGACTACCAACGACGACGCAGGTACCGTGATGGGCTATAATTCGCTGGACGTCACTGCCCCGCGATCTCGCGTGGAAATCTATCAGCTATGGTACCGCCAGAAGATGCTCGACGATCGACTGACAGTCCGCTTCGGAAAGATGGTTCCCACCGCCGACTTTAACAACGTCGTTCGCTCTATCCCTTTTAGCGACGGGGCTTACAACATTCCGGCGGTCTCAAGCGCGATCTTAACTCCCCTGTTCGTCAACCCAACACAACTCGGCATCATGCCTGGTTATTACAATTCAGCATTCGGTGCTACAACAGCTTTGACCCTTCCGCTAGATACATATCTGCAATACGGATGGTACGACGGCAACTTAGCTGCAGGTCGACAGACCGGTTTATCAGGTCCGCACTTTAACGGCTTCAACCTACATATTCTCGAAGCGGGGGCAGACTGGACGCTCGGCGCCCAAAAAAAGCCGGGAAAATTTGGCATCGGCGGTTGGAAGCAGACCGGAGAGTTGGCGACAGCGAGCGGCAGTGTAAACGGCGCCGATGGAATGTATCTTTTCCTCTCACAACGCCTCTATTATGAGCACCCCGACCAGAGCGACCAGGGGATTTCGGCATTCGTGCAGTATGCTGCCACAAACTCGGCATTTATCGAAACGCATCGTTACTTTGGATGCGGACTGACCTACTTCGGACCGCTTCCTAGCCGTGATCACGATTCAATGGGAGTCATGGCCGCATATGGAAAAATGAACGATGATCCCGCGCTGGAACTGGGGTCTCACGAGCTAATTTATACCACGTACTACCAGTGCAATGTGTCTAAGAATTTATTCGTGCAGCCCAATCTCACGTATATCGACGATCCCGCACAAAGCACCGGAATCCCAGACGTCTTCGCATTTACGATGTCGGTGATTCTGTTGTTCTAA
- a CDS encoding GlcG/HbpS family heme-binding protein produces MKRVLLLLFLYLNLLSVSVGAHGEEEARPALAVKSSISYTAALKIAQRALQAGAEQGTDLAVAVVDREGIPLVVLRADNATEQFVTGATRKAWTAVNLRNSTRSLLKDIQENKQDDGQLPHVEKALFLMGGVPLMVGNTIVGGVGVAGSVNGLDDDACARQAAQAFAELLNDREGK; encoded by the coding sequence ATGAAACGTGTACTCTTACTGTTGTTTCTTTATTTGAATCTTCTAAGTGTTTCTGTCGGCGCACATGGTGAAGAAGAGGCCCGTCCAGCGTTGGCGGTGAAATCCTCCATCAGTTATACGGCCGCATTGAAGATTGCCCAGCGCGCGTTGCAGGCGGGCGCAGAGCAGGGAACCGACCTTGCAGTAGCCGTCGTAGATCGCGAAGGGATTCCTCTGGTCGTCTTGAGGGCCGATAATGCCACCGAGCAATTCGTCACCGGCGCCACCCGCAAAGCATGGACTGCGGTGAATCTTCGTAACTCAACGCGAAGCCTCTTAAAAGACATCCAAGAAAATAAGCAAGATGACGGCCAGCTACCGCATGTCGAGAAGGCGTTATTTCTAATGGGCGGAGTGCCCTTGATGGTTGGCAACACTATTGTTGGTGGTGTTGGCGTGGCGGGATCAGTCAACGGTCTGGATGACGATGCCTGCGCCCGCCAAGCGGCGCAGGCGTTTGCGGAATTGTTGAACGATCGCGAAGGCAAGTAA
- a CDS encoding BPTD_3080 family restriction endonuclease: MTEDFFSQPILNSPYEYPGRHWGLDSSHQPTNRIVEARRISAYMTPIPKPKKRKGKSAQKEIVFEDEAGVSTEEQQYDPTPIINEIRKKLDFWRSIPDPTKWDVTPDTARLLQYWRHHDFQGIRPFFCQVEAVEAAIWLTEVAPKRRKGETHILEHLENANAQSNPELMRLALKLATGAGKTTVMAMLIAWQTINAVRRPNSKRFTRGFLIVAPGITIRDRLRVLLPNDPDSYYKNRELVPHDMLQDLERAKIVITNFHAFKLRERTDVSKGTRAALEGWRNESIDTLETEGQMVQRVMPELMGLKNILVLNDEAHHCYRAKPPEPDDVDLKGDEKKEAEENTKAARMWISGLEAVNRKLGISRVIDLSATPFFLSGSGYAEGTLFPWTMSDFSLMDAIECGIVKLPRVPVADNISGEDMPKFRNLWEHIGKRMPKKRRVKGKPLDPLSLPVELQTALQALYGHYAKTYELWQKEGIDVPPCFIVVCNNTSSSKLVYDFISGFDRENDDGTTSLENGRLELFRNYDEHGTRLAKPRTLLIDSEQLESGDALDKNFREMAADEIERFRREIVERTGNPEAGEKITDQDLLREVMNTVGKRGQLGESIRCVVSVSMLTEGWDANTVTHVLGVRAFGTQLLCEQVIGRALRRQSYDLNENNLFNVEYADVLGIPFDFTAKPVVAPPQRPRDTIQVKAVRPDRDELEIKFPHVDGYRVELPDERLTAEFGDDATLVLTPDLVGPSVTNNQGIIGEGVDLTLEHTKDMRPSTVLFHVAKRLLYKKFRDPGEAPKLHLFGQLKRITKQWVGDHLVCKGGTYPAQLLYQELADMACERIFKGITTTLIGDNAVHIVPDAYNPIGSTNFVNFTTSKRDRWQTAHNKCHVNWAILDSDWEGEFCRIAEGHPRVLSYVKNHNLGLKVPYLMGSTPRTYIPDYIVLVDDGHGKEDPLHLIVEIKGYRGEDAKEKASTMKTYWVPGVNNAGEYGRWAFAEFTDVYAMQSDFAEVVEAEFNNMIAAISMMSVEHANDA, translated from the coding sequence ATGACCGAGGATTTCTTTTCGCAGCCTATTCTTAATTCCCCCTACGAATACCCTGGGCGGCATTGGGGGCTCGACAGTTCCCATCAACCCACGAACCGAATTGTCGAGGCACGGCGGATTTCGGCCTATATGACGCCGATTCCAAAGCCGAAAAAACGCAAGGGCAAGTCCGCTCAAAAGGAAATTGTATTTGAAGATGAAGCAGGCGTCTCGACCGAAGAGCAGCAATATGATCCGACGCCCATCATCAATGAGATTCGAAAGAAGCTGGACTTCTGGCGATCGATTCCCGATCCAACAAAGTGGGACGTGACGCCCGACACGGCGCGCCTGCTGCAGTATTGGCGGCATCACGACTTCCAGGGCATTCGTCCGTTCTTCTGCCAAGTCGAAGCGGTCGAGGCCGCTATATGGCTCACCGAAGTTGCGCCAAAACGCCGCAAGGGCGAAACGCATATCTTGGAACATCTCGAAAACGCCAACGCGCAATCCAACCCCGAACTTATGCGACTTGCGCTGAAGCTGGCGACGGGGGCGGGCAAAACTACCGTCATGGCCATGTTGATCGCTTGGCAGACGATCAACGCGGTGCGGCGGCCGAACAGTAAGCGGTTTACGCGGGGGTTTTTGATCGTGGCGCCTGGAATCACGATCCGTGATCGACTTCGAGTGTTATTACCGAATGACCCCGACAGCTACTACAAAAACCGCGAACTTGTCCCGCACGACATGCTGCAGGACCTGGAGCGGGCGAAGATCGTCATTACGAATTTCCATGCCTTTAAGCTGCGGGAACGCACCGATGTCTCCAAGGGCACGCGGGCGGCGCTGGAAGGGTGGCGCAATGAGTCTATCGACACTCTGGAAACCGAGGGCCAGATGGTCCAGCGGGTGATGCCCGAACTGATGGGCCTCAAGAATATCTTGGTCCTCAACGACGAAGCGCACCACTGTTACCGAGCCAAACCACCTGAACCCGATGACGTTGACCTCAAAGGTGACGAAAAGAAGGAAGCCGAGGAAAATACCAAGGCGGCCCGCATGTGGATTTCGGGGCTGGAGGCGGTCAACCGGAAGTTAGGCATCTCGCGGGTGATTGACCTCTCAGCCACCCCGTTTTTCCTTTCCGGTTCCGGGTATGCCGAAGGCACGTTGTTTCCGTGGACGATGAGCGATTTTTCGTTGATGGACGCGATTGAGTGCGGCATCGTCAAATTGCCCCGCGTACCTGTCGCCGACAACATTTCCGGCGAGGACATGCCCAAGTTTCGCAACTTGTGGGAACACATTGGCAAGCGGATGCCCAAGAAGCGTCGCGTTAAGGGCAAGCCGCTCGATCCGCTCAGCCTGCCTGTTGAACTGCAGACGGCCCTACAGGCCCTGTACGGTCATTATGCGAAGACGTACGAGCTTTGGCAAAAAGAGGGCATCGATGTGCCTCCCTGCTTTATTGTTGTATGTAACAACACCTCGTCCTCAAAATTGGTCTATGATTTCATCTCCGGCTTCGACCGCGAAAATGATGACGGGACCACGTCTCTGGAAAACGGCCGCTTGGAGTTGTTCCGCAATTACGACGAACACGGTACGCGCCTGGCCAAGCCAAGGACTTTGTTGATCGATAGTGAGCAATTGGAATCGGGCGACGCACTCGACAAAAATTTTCGTGAAATGGCTGCCGATGAAATCGAACGATTCCGACGCGAAATCGTTGAGCGCACTGGCAATCCCGAAGCCGGTGAAAAAATCACTGACCAGGACCTGCTCCGCGAGGTCATGAACACCGTCGGCAAAAGGGGGCAGCTCGGTGAATCGATCCGCTGCGTCGTTTCTGTCTCGATGCTCACCGAGGGTTGGGATGCAAATACGGTAACCCACGTTTTGGGCGTGCGGGCATTCGGCACCCAATTGTTGTGCGAACAGGTGATCGGCCGCGCGCTGCGTCGGCAGTCTTATGACCTCAACGAAAATAATTTGTTCAACGTCGAATATGCTGACGTTTTGGGTATCCCGTTTGACTTCACCGCTAAGCCGGTCGTCGCGCCGCCGCAACGTCCGCGCGATACAATTCAGGTCAAGGCAGTCCGTCCTGATCGAGACGAATTGGAAATCAAGTTCCCGCACGTCGATGGTTACCGTGTCGAGTTGCCCGACGAACGACTGACAGCAGAATTTGGCGATGATGCCACGCTTGTGCTCACGCCTGATCTGGTCGGGCCGTCCGTCACCAACAACCAGGGAATCATCGGTGAAGGCGTCGATCTGACACTGGAACACACCAAGGACATGCGGCCGTCCACGGTCCTGTTTCACGTTGCCAAGCGGCTGCTCTACAAAAAATTCCGCGATCCTGGCGAAGCCCCAAAGTTGCACCTTTTCGGGCAATTGAAGCGGATCACCAAGCAGTGGGTCGGCGATCATTTGGTTTGCAAGGGTGGGACCTATCCGGCTCAATTGCTGTATCAAGAATTGGCCGATATGGCGTGCGAGCGGATCTTCAAAGGCATCACCACCACGCTCATTGGCGACAACGCCGTACATATCGTGCCGGATGCCTATAACCCCATCGGCTCCACGAATTTCGTCAACTTCACCACGTCGAAACGCGACCGCTGGCAAACTGCCCATAACAAATGCCACGTCAATTGGGCGATTCTGGACAGCGACTGGGAAGGGGAATTCTGCCGGATCGCCGAAGGCCATCCCCGTGTGCTCTCCTACGTCAAAAACCACAATTTGGGACTCAAGGTACCCTACCTGATGGGTTCGACGCCGCGCACGTATATCCCCGATTACATCGTCCTGGTTGACGATGGGCATGGCAAGGAAGACCCACTGCACCTCATCGTCGAAATCAAGGGCTATCGCGGCGAGGATGCCAAGGAGAAGGCCAGCACGATGAAAACCTACTGGGTACCCGGTGTG